One genomic region from Haloprofundus salinisoli encodes:
- the arcS gene encoding archaeosine synthase subunit alpha: MTDYFEVHARDGAARLGELRLSEPRTTPALVDDVVEDAGSLWAAERDAPEGDENRLTVLPHRGFPAGTREEVKESFAVDYPDTDYPSAAVVAADAARDVGADAYILSDAHGFVGHAAAFKDAVIEAHESLPADTALYLSGVATPTNAATLAYAGVDLVDAKRARVKGFEGKYLTSDAEFFLEDLDELPCACSACLGGVDDFSREDCAAHNVNALRAELATVRRRIRDGRLRDYVEGQARHDVWLTAAFREFDQQYGYLEERTPVIRNSELTAATEDSLRRVEIQRFAERVTTRYRNRFDTPLVLVPCSARKPYSESQSHGQYHDAVQFRAHQVSMTSPIGVVPQELELTYPAQHYDSVVTGRWSEDEKRFVTEVLRRYLQRNEYPRVVAHVPPEGYRDIVERVEKAVEMPFEYTVEDHPTTTESLANLASTLSSEPKYRKREREHNTVQAIADYQFGDGAGDALFADVDIKMTSRYPKLQVRDGDGEQLATMVPQYGVLSFTLEGARVWDTSDAPTKRIEIDRFVPHGSVLAPGVVDADEEIRPGDEVVVEGPKAFAVARAEMSGPEMAESTRGVAAEVRHVEEK; encoded by the coding sequence ATGACCGACTACTTCGAGGTGCACGCCCGCGACGGGGCCGCTCGCCTCGGCGAACTCCGTCTCTCGGAGCCGCGCACCACGCCCGCGCTCGTCGACGACGTCGTCGAGGACGCCGGAAGCCTCTGGGCCGCCGAACGCGACGCCCCCGAGGGCGACGAGAACCGCCTGACCGTCCTCCCGCACCGCGGTTTTCCGGCGGGGACCCGCGAGGAAGTCAAGGAGTCGTTCGCCGTCGACTACCCCGATACCGACTATCCGAGCGCGGCCGTCGTCGCCGCCGACGCCGCCCGCGACGTGGGCGCGGACGCGTACATCCTCTCGGACGCTCACGGCTTCGTCGGGCACGCGGCCGCGTTCAAGGACGCCGTCATCGAGGCACACGAGTCGCTTCCGGCCGATACCGCGCTCTACCTCTCGGGCGTCGCCACGCCGACGAACGCCGCGACGCTCGCGTACGCGGGCGTCGACCTCGTCGACGCCAAGCGCGCTCGGGTGAAGGGGTTCGAGGGCAAGTACCTCACGAGCGACGCCGAGTTCTTCCTCGAAGATCTCGACGAGCTCCCCTGCGCCTGTTCGGCCTGCCTCGGCGGCGTCGACGACTTCTCCCGCGAGGACTGCGCCGCACACAACGTGAACGCGCTGAGGGCGGAACTCGCGACGGTTCGTCGCCGCATCCGCGACGGCCGACTCCGCGACTACGTCGAGGGACAGGCGCGCCACGACGTGTGGCTCACGGCGGCGTTCCGCGAGTTCGACCAGCAGTACGGCTACCTGGAGGAACGAACGCCGGTCATCCGGAACTCGGAGCTCACGGCGGCGACCGAAGATTCGCTTCGCCGCGTCGAGATTCAGCGCTTCGCCGAGCGGGTGACGACCAGATACCGGAATCGCTTCGACACGCCGCTCGTGCTCGTCCCGTGTTCGGCCCGGAAGCCGTATAGCGAGTCCCAGAGCCACGGCCAGTACCACGACGCCGTCCAGTTCCGCGCCCACCAGGTGTCGATGACGTCGCCCATCGGCGTCGTCCCGCAGGAACTCGAACTCACCTACCCGGCCCAGCACTACGACTCCGTCGTGACGGGCCGGTGGTCCGAGGACGAAAAGCGATTCGTCACGGAGGTGCTGCGGCGCTATCTCCAGCGCAACGAGTACCCGCGCGTCGTCGCGCACGTCCCGCCGGAGGGCTACCGAGACATCGTCGAACGCGTCGAGAAAGCGGTAGAGATGCCGTTCGAGTACACCGTCGAAGACCACCCGACGACGACCGAGTCGCTGGCGAATCTGGCGTCGACGCTGTCGAGCGAACCCAAGTACCGAAAGCGCGAGCGCGAGCACAACACGGTGCAAGCCATCGCCGACTACCAGTTCGGCGACGGGGCGGGCGACGCGCTGTTCGCGGACGTCGACATCAAGATGACGAGTCGCTATCCGAAACTGCAGGTCAGAGACGGAGACGGCGAGCAGTTGGCGACGATGGTGCCGCAGTACGGCGTCCTCTCGTTCACGCTCGAGGGCGCACGGGTCTGGGACACCTCCGACGCGCCGACGAAGCGCATCGAGATCGACCGGTTCGTCCCGCACGGCAGCGTCCTCGCACCCGGCGTCGTCGACGCCGACGAGGAGATTCGCCCCGGCGACGAGGTGGTCGTCGAGGGACCGAAGGCGTTCGCCGTCGCCCGCGCCGAGATGTCGGGGCCGGAGATGGCCGAATCCACACGCGGTGTCGCCGCCGAAGTCCGACACGTCGAAGAGAAGTAG
- the yqeC gene encoding selenium cofactor biosynthesis protein YqeC — MQLADALAAREGMSCVVGAGGKKTTMYALASRLDRAVVTASVRIPIPSLEENVEEVVVTDDPLAALEEAAPDDFPLGLVPGQADEIRYHGYENELLDSLAAAHDGPVLVKADGARMRDFKAPSDREPQIPDETATVLPIASAHVVGEPLDEKLVHRPERVAEITGINVGDTITAETVAAVLASDDGGLKRVPEEATAVPVVNKVDTEADVAAARDVAETVLERAGDRVARVVLTRLLDEERPVVDVVE; from the coding sequence ATGCAGCTCGCCGACGCACTCGCCGCGCGGGAGGGGATGAGCTGCGTCGTCGGCGCGGGCGGCAAGAAGACGACGATGTACGCCCTCGCGTCGCGTCTCGACCGGGCCGTCGTCACCGCGTCAGTCCGCATCCCGATACCGTCGCTCGAAGAGAACGTCGAAGAAGTCGTCGTCACCGACGACCCGCTCGCCGCCCTCGAAGAAGCGGCGCCCGACGACTTTCCGCTCGGCCTCGTTCCCGGTCAGGCCGACGAAATACGGTATCACGGCTACGAGAACGAACTCCTCGATAGCCTCGCCGCGGCACACGACGGACCGGTGCTCGTGAAAGCCGACGGCGCGCGGATGCGCGATTTCAAAGCCCCGAGCGACCGCGAACCGCAGATTCCCGACGAGACGGCGACGGTGCTCCCCATCGCCAGTGCGCACGTCGTCGGCGAACCCCTAGACGAGAAGCTGGTGCACCGACCCGAGCGAGTCGCCGAAATTACCGGCATCAACGTGGGTGACACGATTACGGCCGAAACGGTTGCGGCCGTGCTCGCCAGCGACGACGGGGGGTTGAAGCGAGTTCCCGAAGAAGCGACTGCGGTTCCGGTCGTGAACAAAGTCGACACCGAGGCCGATGTGGCGGCCGCCCGGGACGTCGCGGAGACGGTGCTGGAGCGCGCTGGTGATCGGGTCGCGCGGGTGGTGCTCACTCGATTACTCGACGAGGAGCGTCCGGTCGTCGACGTGGTGGAGTAG
- the mobA gene encoding molybdenum cofactor guanylyltransferase: MRTAVIVAGGRSTRFGDADKATADLAGTPMIRRVGDRLAGVVDSLVVNCRADQRAAIRDAFEGYPHPVSAAEDETPDEGPMSGIRTGLRAVSGEYAVVVACDMPFVDPDVVSYLFERAEGHDAAVPRLDDEWFQTTHAVYRADAMADACDAALETGARKIIDPLFELDYVVVDESEVSEHGSLRTFENLNTREEFEKAAAELAGE, encoded by the coding sequence ATGCGCACGGCAGTCATCGTCGCCGGCGGTCGTTCGACCCGCTTCGGCGACGCGGACAAAGCGACCGCCGACCTCGCGGGTACGCCGATGATTCGCCGCGTCGGCGACCGACTCGCGGGCGTCGTCGACTCTCTCGTGGTGAACTGCCGCGCCGACCAGCGCGCGGCGATACGCGACGCGTTCGAGGGATATCCACATCCGGTCTCCGCCGCCGAGGACGAGACGCCCGACGAGGGGCCGATGTCGGGGATCCGAACCGGTCTTCGGGCCGTCTCCGGCGAGTACGCCGTCGTCGTCGCTTGCGACATGCCCTTTGTCGACCCCGATGTCGTCTCGTACCTGTTCGAACGCGCCGAGGGCCACGACGCCGCCGTGCCGCGATTAGATGACGAGTGGTTTCAGACGACGCACGCCGTCTACCGGGCGGACGCGATGGCCGACGCCTGCGACGCGGCGCTCGAAACGGGCGCGCGGAAGATTATCGATCCGCTGTTCGAGTTGGACTACGTCGTCGTCGACGAGTCGGAAGTTTCTGAGCACGGGAGCTTGCGAACGTTCGAGAACCTGAACACGCGCGAGGAGTTCGAGAAAGCGGCCGCGGAGTTGGCGGGAGAGTAG
- a CDS encoding aldehyde ferredoxin oxidoreductase family protein, with the protein MTTPTRDAVLRVDLSAETVERERVPEEWRRDYLGGKGLGARYLYADLAPGVDPLGPDNLLSFMLGPLSAYLPGETRYAAVTKSPLTGGFLDSYSGGSFPECLAGSLGDCLGLLVTGRAERPVTLVVEDGTATIEPADELWGRDTVETDAAFPDAAVACIGPAGESEVAYATVASDGGDHHAGRGGAGAVMGSKRLKAVVARGDAPEVPSALRDLRERYERQYENHDTGRWQAAGETLESVDFANEVGVLATEGWQRGQFDSAENIGIEAAREAAVGRERDTETAPGGFRVRTEDGESVPRGAAPMTLGAGLGVEEFDAVAALGETCDRLGVDVISAGNAVAWAIRAAAADLVETDARFGDDEAARRLLAAIASRDGELADALADGVAEAAARYGGDGFVPTVKSMELPSYDPRGAVGMALAYATSDRGACHRRARPVEREVFEAWDDADVVDAVAGAQIVRSVLWSLVADDFVGETMWDDLGAAWLDAVGLPHDADELTRTGERIWTLVRLFNVREGFDRSDDALPETLRRPLSEGPAAGRAIDPEAFERLLDAYYATRGWGPDGHPTQATVERLGLGGVVDDATTLAEEAATANPERETTAITDDRHDRDDR; encoded by the coding sequence ATGACGACTCCCACGCGCGACGCCGTGCTGCGGGTGGACCTCTCGGCGGAGACCGTCGAGAGAGAGCGCGTCCCCGAGGAGTGGCGACGCGACTACCTCGGCGGGAAGGGGTTGGGCGCGCGCTACCTCTACGCCGACCTCGCCCCCGGCGTCGACCCGCTGGGGCCCGACAATCTGCTCTCCTTCATGCTCGGCCCGCTGTCGGCGTATCTCCCGGGTGAGACGCGCTACGCGGCGGTGACGAAGTCGCCGCTCACCGGCGGCTTTCTCGACTCCTACAGCGGCGGGTCGTTCCCTGAATGCCTCGCAGGGTCGCTCGGCGACTGTCTCGGACTTCTGGTCACCGGCCGCGCCGAGAGACCGGTGACGCTCGTCGTCGAAGACGGAACGGCGACGATAGAGCCCGCCGACGAGCTGTGGGGCCGCGACACCGTCGAGACGGACGCGGCATTTCCCGACGCCGCCGTCGCCTGCATCGGGCCGGCCGGCGAGTCCGAAGTCGCCTACGCCACCGTCGCCTCCGACGGCGGCGACCACCACGCCGGACGCGGCGGCGCGGGGGCGGTTATGGGTTCGAAGCGACTGAAAGCCGTCGTCGCCCGCGGCGACGCCCCCGAGGTGCCGTCCGCGCTCCGCGACCTGCGCGAGCGGTACGAACGCCAGTACGAGAACCACGATACGGGCCGCTGGCAGGCCGCGGGCGAGACCTTAGAGAGCGTCGACTTCGCCAACGAGGTCGGCGTCCTCGCCACCGAAGGTTGGCAGCGCGGCCAGTTCGACTCGGCCGAGAACATCGGCATCGAGGCGGCGCGCGAGGCTGCGGTCGGACGCGAACGCGACACCGAGACCGCCCCCGGTGGCTTTCGCGTCCGGACCGAAGACGGCGAGAGCGTCCCGCGGGGGGCCGCGCCGATGACGCTCGGGGCGGGACTCGGCGTCGAGGAGTTCGACGCCGTCGCGGCGCTCGGCGAGACCTGCGACCGGCTCGGCGTCGACGTGATAAGCGCCGGGAACGCCGTCGCGTGGGCCATCCGCGCCGCCGCCGCCGACCTCGTCGAGACCGACGCCCGCTTCGGCGACGACGAGGCGGCCCGCCGACTGCTCGCCGCAATCGCCTCGCGCGACGGCGAACTGGCCGACGCGCTCGCAGACGGCGTCGCCGAAGCCGCGGCGCGCTACGGCGGCGACGGGTTCGTCCCGACAGTCAAGTCGATGGAACTGCCGTCGTACGACCCGCGCGGCGCGGTCGGGATGGCACTGGCGTACGCGACGAGCGACCGGGGTGCCTGCCACCGCCGCGCTAGACCGGTCGAACGCGAGGTGTTCGAGGCGTGGGACGACGCGGACGTGGTCGACGCCGTCGCGGGCGCACAGATCGTTCGCTCGGTGCTCTGGAGCCTCGTCGCCGACGACTTCGTCGGCGAGACGATGTGGGACGACCTCGGTGCGGCGTGGTTGGACGCGGTCGGACTGCCCCACGACGCCGACGAACTGACCCGAACCGGCGAGCGCATCTGGACGCTCGTCCGCCTCTTCAACGTCCGCGAGGGGTTCGACCGGAGCGACGACGCGCTCCCGGAGACGCTTCGTCGCCCGCTCTCGGAGGGCCCGGCCGCCGGACGCGCCATCGACCCCGAAGCGTTCGAACGCCTGCTCGACGCCTACTACGCCACCCGCGGGTGGGGCCCCGACGGCCACCCGACCCAGGCGACAGTCGAGCGACTCGGCCTCGGAGGCGTCGTCGACGACGCGACGACACTGGCCGAAGAGGCGGCGACGGCGAACCCGGAGCGCGAGACGACCGCGATCACCGACGACCGACACGACAGAGATGACAGATAG
- a CDS encoding DUF7124 domain-containing protein: MTDSIDLDELDVSTDSDAEKPNRGDWFWMGEGDPDDEADAADAGDDSDESPDSSSSAGDDVTASVNSDADTGADHRAIPRVPRTNDGSPVGIPIEGGGAGGAAMGSASDQEADTDADAEPEPTGPHGSGPSEMTMALTYEAVKRLENPAAAFADAEGWTDWLGIVGDVDAHVITKFQRESVVDVDFFNGTGTGPAERLAGIDGHSMFFAERMAVVGVAGVDEYIAEDSGWEFVPLSTAAEKAGWSLADEPSDPRADGGDGSGT; the protein is encoded by the coding sequence ATGACAGATAGCATCGACCTCGACGAACTGGACGTATCGACCGACAGCGACGCGGAGAAACCGAACCGGGGCGACTGGTTCTGGATGGGCGAAGGCGACCCTGACGACGAAGCTGACGCCGCCGACGCGGGCGACGACTCCGACGAGTCACCCGACTCGTCCAGTTCGGCCGGCGACGACGTCACCGCCTCGGTGAACTCGGACGCCGATACCGGGGCCGACCACCGCGCCATCCCGCGCGTGCCACGTACTAACGACGGCAGTCCGGTCGGTATCCCCATCGAGGGTGGCGGCGCGGGCGGCGCGGCGATGGGGAGCGCCAGTGACCAGGAAGCTGACACCGACGCGGACGCGGAACCGGAACCTACGGGGCCGCACGGCAGCGGCCCCTCCGAGATGACGATGGCGCTGACGTACGAAGCAGTGAAACGACTGGAGAATCCGGCGGCCGCCTTCGCCGACGCCGAAGGGTGGACCGACTGGTTGGGCATCGTCGGCGACGTGGACGCCCACGTCATCACCAAGTTCCAGCGCGAGTCCGTCGTCGACGTCGACTTCTTCAACGGCACCGGCACCGGTCCCGCGGAGCGCCTCGCCGGTATCGACGGTCACTCGATGTTCTTCGCCGAGCGCATGGCCGTCGTCGGCGTCGCGGGCGTCGACGAGTACATCGCCGAGGACAGCGGGTGGGAGTTCGTCCCGCTGTCGACGGCAGCCGAGAAGGCCGGGTGGTCGCTGGCCGACGAGCCCAGTGACCCCCGAGCGGACGGCGGCGACGGCTCAGGTACGTAG
- a CDS encoding DUF7405 family protein produces the protein MVSRRTALSRIAVATGTVGLSGCSRLLDPATGPGVDGLAANPRSDRLPDRQFAQTEYLPTDDAGNHLQARYRRILLLDLQREPSVEDARTVERAMRTLEAAYDWDHEGLFHTLAWGTNYFERIGELSRVPISPPQVLSRTDKPNLQSFDAALVLESDIPSNLAAADNALFGSRNRLEGESVDQRLGDVFGVRGRRTGFLGEGLPAEHADAEGIPADALTGEEQMFMGFFSGRKRTQPREGSVAIPDGRFADGTTMHLSRLTVNLRDWYGTLNGRERIRRMFSPEFTEDDVANFTDDVPFSDRVREHARDYDVVGHHEKVAQVRRDDTDEPLVLRRDFNTVDGGKPGVHFVAFQRKLDDFRRTRKAMNGWYVRDDSSSITDREHNGILNFIRVTSRANFYVPARNDRSFPLL, from the coding sequence GTGGTTTCACGACGCACCGCGCTCAGTCGTATCGCGGTTGCGACAGGAACTGTCGGACTCTCGGGCTGTAGTCGCCTCCTTGACCCGGCGACCGGCCCGGGCGTCGACGGACTCGCTGCCAACCCGCGAAGCGACCGCCTCCCGGACCGCCAGTTCGCCCAGACCGAGTACCTACCGACCGACGACGCGGGAAACCACCTGCAGGCGCGCTATCGGCGCATCCTGCTTTTGGACCTCCAGCGAGAGCCGTCAGTCGAGGACGCGCGGACCGTCGAGCGAGCGATGCGGACGCTCGAAGCGGCGTACGACTGGGACCACGAGGGACTGTTTCACACCCTCGCGTGGGGGACGAACTACTTTGAGCGCATCGGTGAACTCTCGCGTGTCCCCATCTCGCCGCCGCAGGTGCTGTCGCGGACCGATAAACCGAACCTCCAGTCGTTCGACGCCGCGCTCGTCTTGGAGAGCGACATCCCCTCGAACCTCGCGGCGGCCGATAACGCGCTGTTCGGCTCCCGGAACCGACTCGAAGGCGAGTCCGTCGACCAACGCCTCGGCGACGTGTTCGGCGTCCGCGGACGCCGAACCGGGTTCCTCGGCGAGGGCCTCCCGGCCGAACACGCCGACGCAGAGGGTATCCCCGCAGACGCGCTGACCGGCGAGGAACAGATGTTCATGGGCTTCTTCTCGGGGCGCAAGCGCACCCAACCCAGAGAGGGGAGCGTCGCCATCCCCGACGGACGGTTCGCCGACGGAACGACGATGCACCTCAGTCGGCTGACCGTGAACCTCCGCGACTGGTACGGGACGCTGAACGGGAGAGAGCGAATCCGACGGATGTTCTCGCCCGAGTTCACCGAAGACGACGTGGCGAACTTCACCGACGACGTGCCGTTCTCAGACCGAGTCCGCGAACACGCCCGCGACTACGACGTCGTCGGTCACCACGAGAAAGTCGCGCAGGTCCGCCGCGACGACACCGACGAACCGCTGGTGCTCCGGCGCGACTTCAACACCGTCGACGGCGGGAAGCCGGGCGTCCACTTCGTCGCCTTCCAGCGGAAACTCGACGACTTCCGGCGGACGCGGAAGGCGATGAACGGTTGGTACGTCCGCGACGACAGTTCGTCGATAACCGACCGCGAACATAACGGCATCCTCAACTTCATCCGCGTCACCTCGCGGGCGAACTTCTACGTCCCCGCGCGAAACGACCGCTCGTTCCCGCTTCTGTGA
- a CDS encoding TorD/DmsD family molecular chaperone yields MDDAAVYDARLELLDFVAEVFWDVPDEAFLADLLGDGLQLPDAKVNESLDAGFDLLRQFVADNEGRDTAAVRDELAREYTRVFVGPRPPVLAHETYYREDTSFIGEGLAKVEASYAAAGWKPPEEYGEENDFIAVELAFLRYLVERQYHGAEEAFGYERVFLDEHLTSWHEAFVDDVLDETEEPLFRAAALVFAGVVEFEDELVAQMVR; encoded by the coding sequence ATGGACGACGCTGCCGTCTACGACGCCCGCCTCGAACTGTTGGACTTCGTCGCCGAGGTGTTCTGGGACGTGCCCGACGAGGCGTTTCTAGCGGACCTGCTCGGCGACGGCCTCCAGTTGCCGGACGCGAAGGTGAACGAGTCGTTGGACGCGGGGTTCGACCTGCTCCGGCAGTTCGTCGCCGACAACGAGGGCCGTGACACGGCAGCGGTTCGAGACGAACTGGCGCGAGAGTACACGCGCGTGTTCGTCGGACCGCGCCCGCCCGTCCTGGCGCACGAAACGTACTACCGCGAGGATACCAGCTTCATCGGCGAGGGGTTGGCGAAAGTCGAAGCCAGTTACGCCGCCGCCGGGTGGAAACCGCCCGAGGAGTACGGCGAAGAGAACGACTTCATCGCTGTCGAACTCGCCTTTCTTCGCTATCTCGTCGAACGACAGTACCACGGAGCCGAGGAGGCGTTCGGCTACGAACGCGTCTTCCTCGACGAGCATCTCACGTCGTGGCACGAGGCGTTCGTCGACGACGTGCTCGACGAGACGGAAGAACCCCTGTTCCGGGCGGCGGCGCTCGTCTTCGCGGGTGTCGTCGAGTTCGAGGACGAACTGGTCGCGCAGATGGTCAGATGA
- a CDS encoding hydrogenase iron-sulfur subunit, whose protein sequence is MNVGAFVCSCGDACDIDLERTRDGVRDVDIVASSTLLCEDGLPAMAQLVDEYELDQLLVTAPDSGCQRRFRALAEEKGLHPEATSFVDHRAGAGWVHERDAATDKTSRLLNARRAGLEHEAATRTVTGEAGDAVVVVGDAETAAALADSAEVTLVADGRDFHDVDADLSNVTVERGRVVAVEGEFGGFELTLRSEVTEDCVSCMKCVKEGPDGMLTRYPVDIDPDAPGGEWEECCPTDAIDRSGVERTVDADQVVSTDSPSVARGGRLGFYTGPVDAGTVAAVESLLGGVTKPKHLDLELDVCAAGESSQQGCTACTDACPHDAVRRPTVDSVEFDEVACQDCGACTSACPTGATMLREPSNERLAREVEALLDVEEQGSGWLFSRGKQGIETPVVAFVCSERAADALRAYGRRAASGTEFTYPPILPVSVNCTDTVGEAHVLHALAAGADGVAIVGCGESCLHSGPDPKAELVERLNRATTDLGLDERVSFFAPDPDDHESFVDDVSAFVDGLSETPISAGEHRATGVVRDDKPNPAFNTHDWALESVRSIVDRTDPNRDVIRGLEAFGLMEVSEACNLTPTCSTLCPTDAIRRTTDGDLQFSHEDCVNCGLCEEGCPETAITIETGLDLSRLPERTDGERWETVFEGQMAECVRCGKPFASMGSIEKVKGEVGDVVEGIAPNAEASVFDYCGDCRAGLLFEHGGGR, encoded by the coding sequence ATGAACGTCGGCGCCTTTGTGTGCTCCTGCGGCGACGCCTGCGACATCGACCTCGAACGAACGCGAGACGGCGTCCGTGACGTGGACATCGTCGCCAGTTCGACGCTACTCTGTGAGGACGGCCTCCCCGCGATGGCGCAGCTCGTCGACGAGTACGAACTCGACCAGTTACTCGTTACCGCCCCGGATTCGGGCTGCCAGCGACGCTTCCGCGCACTCGCCGAAGAGAAGGGACTCCACCCGGAGGCCACCTCGTTCGTCGACCACCGCGCGGGCGCGGGCTGGGTCCACGAACGCGACGCGGCCACCGACAAGACCTCCCGGCTGCTGAACGCGCGCCGCGCCGGACTCGAACACGAGGCGGCGACCCGCACCGTCACCGGCGAGGCGGGTGACGCCGTCGTCGTCGTCGGCGACGCCGAGACGGCCGCCGCGCTCGCAGACTCCGCCGAGGTGACGCTCGTCGCCGACGGCCGCGACTTCCATGACGTCGACGCCGACCTGTCGAACGTGACCGTCGAGCGCGGGCGCGTCGTCGCTGTCGAGGGCGAGTTCGGCGGCTTCGAACTCACGCTCAGGTCCGAAGTGACAGAGGACTGCGTCTCCTGCATGAAGTGCGTAAAGGAGGGTCCCGACGGGATGCTGACGCGCTACCCCGTCGACATCGATCCCGACGCCCCCGGCGGCGAGTGGGAGGAGTGCTGCCCGACCGACGCCATCGACCGCTCGGGCGTCGAGCGAACCGTCGACGCTGACCAGGTGGTCTCTACCGACTCGCCATCCGTCGCGCGGGGCGGCCGACTCGGCTTCTACACCGGCCCCGTCGACGCCGGAACCGTCGCTGCCGTCGAGAGTCTCCTCGGCGGCGTCACGAAGCCGAAGCATCTGGACCTCGAACTCGACGTCTGCGCGGCCGGCGAGTCGAGCCAGCAGGGCTGTACCGCTTGCACCGATGCCTGCCCGCACGACGCGGTCCGGCGACCGACCGTCGACTCCGTCGAGTTCGACGAAGTGGCGTGTCAGGACTGCGGGGCGTGTACGAGCGCCTGCCCGACGGGCGCGACGATGCTCCGCGAACCCTCGAACGAGCGCCTCGCCCGCGAGGTGGAGGCGCTTTTGGACGTCGAAGAACAGGGCAGCGGCTGGTTGTTCAGCCGAGGGAAGCAGGGCATCGAGACGCCGGTCGTCGCGTTCGTCTGCTCGGAACGCGCCGCCGACGCGCTCCGCGCCTACGGTCGGCGCGCCGCCAGCGGCACCGAATTCACCTATCCCCCGATTCTCCCCGTCTCGGTGAACTGCACCGACACCGTCGGCGAAGCGCACGTCCTCCACGCGCTCGCCGCGGGGGCCGACGGCGTCGCCATCGTCGGGTGCGGCGAGAGCTGTCTGCACTCCGGACCGGACCCGAAGGCCGAACTCGTGGAACGGCTGAACCGCGCGACGACCGACCTCGGTCTCGACGAGCGCGTCAGTTTCTTCGCACCCGACCCGGACGACCACGAGTCGTTCGTCGACGACGTGAGCGCGTTCGTCGACGGCCTCTCGGAGACGCCGATTTCGGCGGGCGAACACCGCGCGACGGGCGTCGTCCGCGACGACAAGCCGAATCCGGCGTTCAACACCCACGACTGGGCGCTCGAGAGCGTTCGATCGATCGTCGACCGCACCGACCCCAACCGGGACGTGATTCGGGGCTTGGAGGCGTTCGGTCTGATGGAGGTGAGCGAGGCGTGCAACCTCACGCCGACCTGTTCGACGCTCTGTCCGACCGATGCCATCCGGCGGACGACCGACGGCGACCTGCAGTTCAGTCACGAGGACTGCGTCAACTGCGGACTCTGCGAGGAGGGCTGTCCGGAGACGGCCATCACCATCGAGACGGGTCTGGACCTCTCTCGACTCCCCGAGCGCACCGACGGTGAGCGCTGGGAGACGGTGTTCGAGGGCCAGATGGCCGAGTGCGTCCGCTGCGGCAAGCCGTTCGCCAGTATGGGTTCCATCGAGAAGGTGAAAGGCGAGGTCGGCGACGTCGTCGAAGGAATCGCGCCGAACGCCGAAGCGAGCGTCTTCGATTACTGCGGCGACTGTCGCGCCGGACTGCTATTCGAGCACGGAGGTGGTCGGTGA